A stretch of the Bremerella alba genome encodes the following:
- a CDS encoding SRPBCC domain-containing protein: protein MKPAAIKTPSERQVEVVRSFDAPVDLVWKSFSEPELIRRWMLGPPGWSMPICEMDFRVGGKYENRFRNNDEGTEFGLVGEFRKIESLCKIVQDESYGPLNPGEEMSHSAVVTINFRDVNGVTTVATLIEYASKEARDAALATGMTDSMEMGYCRIDDLLVS from the coding sequence ATGAAGCCTGCCGCTATCAAAACGCCTTCTGAAAGACAGGTCGAGGTCGTGAGAAGCTTCGACGCTCCAGTCGACTTGGTTTGGAAATCCTTCTCTGAGCCAGAGTTGATTCGTCGATGGATGCTCGGACCGCCAGGCTGGTCGATGCCTATCTGCGAGATGGACTTTCGAGTGGGTGGTAAGTACGAAAACCGATTCCGAAACAACGATGAAGGCACGGAGTTTGGATTGGTCGGTGAGTTTCGTAAAATTGAATCGCTTTGCAAGATCGTTCAGGACGAAAGCTATGGACCACTCAATCCCGGCGAGGAAATGAGTCATTCAGCAGTCGTTACTATCAATTTTCGAGATGTTAACGGAGTTACCACTGTCGCCACGCTTATTGAGTATGCCTCGAAAGAGGCCCGCGATGCCGCACTAGCGACTGGCATGACAGATTCCATGGAAATGGGATACTGTCGCATTGATGACCTATTAGTGAGTTGA
- a CDS encoding helix-turn-helix transcriptional regulator, which yields MRRADRLFRIVEYLKFRREAVTGETLAREMEIGVRTIYRDIANLRSSGVPIFGEAGVGYLLNQDYLVKPLMFDVEELDALLLGAQMVESWGDAAIARSARRAIYKITAVLPASLAEDANRSAAYACSSRSKLPITIDLASLRRAVRTKHCVEIRYKVESGKESQRRIRPLCLVFIAPAWLLAAWCEARNDFREFRVDRITSMKITDEQFQDEPGKNLKDLQQRKRKT from the coding sequence ATGCGTCGAGCCGACCGCCTATTTCGAATTGTCGAGTACCTCAAATTCCGCCGAGAGGCAGTTACCGGGGAAACGCTCGCAAGAGAAATGGAAATCGGAGTTCGCACGATCTACCGCGACATTGCCAATTTGCGATCTTCGGGCGTGCCGATTTTTGGCGAAGCAGGCGTCGGCTATCTGCTCAACCAGGACTACCTCGTTAAGCCACTCATGTTTGACGTTGAGGAACTCGATGCGTTATTGCTTGGGGCCCAGATGGTTGAAAGTTGGGGGGACGCTGCGATTGCCCGTTCGGCCCGTCGGGCTATCTATAAGATCACAGCGGTCTTGCCGGCATCGTTAGCCGAAGACGCAAACCGTTCGGCCGCCTACGCCTGCTCGAGCCGGAGCAAGTTGCCGATAACGATTGACCTCGCCTCTTTGCGTCGAGCGGTCCGCACCAAGCATTGCGTGGAAATACGATATAAGGTCGAATCGGGCAAAGAGTCCCAACGGCGGATTCGCCCCTTGTGCCTCGTCTTCATCGCACCGGCCTGGCTACTTGCTGCATGGTGCGAAGCCCGCAACGATTTCCGTGAATTTCGCGTCGATCGCATCACAAGCATGAAAATCACTGACGAGCAATTTCAGGATGAACCCGGGAAGAATCTGAAGGATCTTCAGCAACGGAAGCGGAAGACTTAG
- a CDS encoding NAD(P)-binding domain-containing protein produces MNTSNDSCCDQAGDQAISENLNNHDGAAAKPINSSQGCCGSKPNGQGEVSGEILLPTTSCCGGATEARSTTELATRSSGDRSETNKELPVVVIGGGPVGLAAAANLVERKQDFIVLEAGGRIAASMWKWRHVRLFTPWSFLIDPAGRRLLEADGNWKEPDVDRVPYASELVESFLDPLAKHDDIAPHIKLKHKVISVSREGHDRIKDGRRNEAPFLIVVETPEGPQRLRARAVIDASGTWTTPNPLGAGGVFADGERQSLEHIQYGMPDVLGLDRERYAGKKVLVVGSGHSATGNVLSLGELAKAAPGTSIAWGIRRVSPTKLWGAETPMRLPNADF; encoded by the coding sequence ATGAACACATCCAACGATTCGTGCTGCGATCAGGCAGGCGACCAAGCAATTAGCGAAAATCTGAATAATCATGACGGCGCGGCGGCCAAACCGATCAATTCTTCCCAGGGCTGCTGTGGTTCTAAGCCGAATGGCCAGGGCGAGGTGTCTGGGGAAATTCTGTTGCCGACTACCTCTTGTTGCGGGGGGGCGACGGAGGCTCGGTCTACGACAGAGCTTGCGACGCGGTCTTCTGGCGACCGTTCAGAAACGAACAAAGAGCTACCGGTGGTCGTGATTGGCGGTGGCCCGGTTGGGTTGGCGGCGGCGGCCAATCTGGTCGAACGTAAGCAGGACTTTATTGTGCTTGAGGCCGGAGGACGTATCGCGGCGAGCATGTGGAAGTGGCGACACGTGCGGCTGTTCACGCCGTGGTCTTTTTTGATCGATCCGGCCGGGCGAAGACTTCTCGAAGCCGATGGGAACTGGAAGGAGCCGGATGTTGATCGGGTCCCCTATGCGAGTGAATTAGTAGAGAGCTTTTTGGATCCACTTGCGAAGCACGACGACATTGCCCCGCATATCAAGCTCAAACACAAGGTCATTTCCGTTTCGCGAGAGGGACACGATCGAATAAAGGATGGCCGGCGAAACGAGGCTCCCTTCTTGATCGTTGTCGAAACGCCGGAAGGTCCGCAGCGACTACGTGCCAGGGCAGTGATCGACGCGTCGGGCACGTGGACAACGCCGAATCCGCTTGGTGCCGGAGGTGTTTTCGCAGATGGTGAGCGGCAATCGCTCGAGCACATTCAATACGGCATGCCGGATGTTCTGGGGCTCGACCGTGAGCGATATGCAGGCAAAAAAGTGCTTGTCGTTGGCTCGGGGCACTCGGCTACCGGTAATGTTCTTAGCCTAGGCGAACTTGCCAAGGCTGCACCAGGAACCTCGATCGCTTGGGGAATTCGCCGCGTTAGTCCAACGAAACTGTGGGGGGCGGAAACGCCGATGCGATTGCCGAACGCGGACTTCTAG
- a CDS encoding zinc-dependent alcohol dehydrogenase family protein: protein MKAIVLKSFGGPESFDLCDVPKPMPHAGEVLVRVHATSINPLDCQVRRGDYADLVQLPAITGHDVSGVVEEVGQGVTTFSPGDEVWYTPQIFDGQGSYAEYHVTAESIIGKKPASLSHLEAASLTLVGGTVWEALAVRVALRVGESILVHGGAGGVGHIAIQLAKAMGARVLTTVREANFEFARSLGADVIIDYQNEDYVDAAMRETGGRGVDVVFDTIGGNTLSRSPDTLAQLGRVVTIVDTNQPQNLIQAWGKNASYHFVFTRQNRGKLDELSALIERGQLQPHIAAVYSLADIPLAHARLESPDNSVQGKIAIAVEPRLSDPIE, encoded by the coding sequence ATGAAAGCGATCGTACTTAAATCATTTGGCGGCCCGGAATCGTTCGATCTTTGTGACGTACCCAAGCCCATGCCGCACGCGGGCGAAGTCCTGGTCCGGGTCCACGCAACCTCTATCAACCCGTTGGATTGCCAGGTCCGACGTGGCGATTATGCCGACTTGGTGCAACTGCCGGCCATTACCGGACACGACGTATCGGGCGTTGTCGAAGAAGTTGGGCAAGGTGTGACGACCTTCTCTCCAGGAGACGAAGTCTGGTATACCCCGCAAATATTCGACGGACAAGGAAGTTATGCCGAGTACCACGTTACTGCCGAAAGCATTATTGGAAAAAAGCCTGCCTCGCTGAGCCATCTTGAGGCGGCAAGCCTGACCTTGGTTGGTGGGACGGTGTGGGAAGCACTGGCCGTGCGCGTTGCGCTAAGAGTGGGGGAAAGTATTCTGGTTCACGGCGGCGCGGGAGGTGTCGGTCATATCGCGATCCAGCTTGCGAAAGCCATGGGAGCAAGGGTACTCACGACCGTGCGTGAAGCAAACTTTGAGTTCGCACGAAGTTTAGGGGCTGATGTCATCATAGACTACCAAAACGAGGATTATGTCGATGCTGCCATGCGGGAAACGGGTGGCCGTGGAGTCGACGTCGTGTTCGATACCATCGGCGGCAACACATTGTCTCGCAGCCCCGACACGCTTGCGCAACTTGGCCGCGTTGTCACGATCGTAGACACTAATCAGCCCCAAAATCTTATCCAGGCCTGGGGGAAGAACGCGAGTTATCACTTCGTGTTCACTAGACAAAACCGCGGCAAGCTGGATGAGTTGAGTGCGTTAATAGAGCGTGGGCAGCTGCAGCCGCACATTGCCGCCGTCTATTCGCTTGCCGATATTCCGCTCGCCCACGCCCGGCTGGAGAGTCCCGATAACAGTGTTCAAGGAAAGATCGCAATTGCAGTCGAACCTCGGCTTAGTGACCCTATAGAGTAA
- a CDS encoding isochorismatase family protein, with protein sequence MAKVNKWMIDPDDAVMLLIDHQSGLFQLVKDIELPVLRSNVIALAKVARLAKVPTFTTASVPDGPNGPLIPEIHEQNPEAVYIPRSGQVNAWDNPPWVEAIEATGRKTLLIAGTLTSVCMAFPAISAVVAGYNVFCIIDASGNHSQMATDLTLTRITQAGAMPIDTFAVLGELMSTWNRPDAMDFAAIMVDLLPHYGALMESYNKAQSVQRDGHETTLDQFEASPA encoded by the coding sequence ATGGCCAAAGTCAACAAGTGGATGATCGACCCGGACGATGCAGTAATGCTGCTCATCGACCACCAGAGCGGGCTGTTTCAATTGGTTAAGGATATCGAACTTCCCGTCCTGCGGTCCAACGTCATCGCCCTGGCAAAGGTGGCCCGTCTCGCCAAGGTTCCGACCTTCACGACGGCCTCGGTTCCGGACGGGCCGAACGGCCCGCTCATACCGGAAATCCACGAGCAGAACCCGGAGGCGGTGTACATCCCGCGGTCGGGCCAAGTCAACGCCTGGGACAACCCGCCGTGGGTGGAGGCCATCGAGGCGACGGGCCGCAAGACGCTGCTCATCGCCGGTACTCTTACGAGCGTCTGCATGGCGTTCCCGGCCATCAGCGCTGTCGTCGCGGGGTATAATGTCTTCTGCATCATCGACGCATCTGGCAACCACTCCCAAATGGCCACCGACCTGACGCTCACACGCATTACTCAGGCCGGAGCGATGCCGATCGACACGTTTGCCGTCCTGGGCGAACTAATGAGTACCTGGAACCGCCCCGACGCAATGGACTTCGCGGCAATCATGGTCGACCTCTTGCCGCACTACGGGGCGCTGATGGAGAGCTACAACAAGGCGCAAAGCGTGCAACGCGACGGGCACGAAACCACGCTGGATCAGTTCGAGGCCAGCCCGGCGTAG
- a CDS encoding helix-turn-helix domain-containing protein translates to MTRTDYPRKSFRPLNPDDRLGHIPFAFRHTSETLGWNGLRVEHDPNHSASDYVHPPLESLWLVLTGKVISECTDHRCDDARYRGDGLPHAVNLLPPGVESLWQWRNTFDYTDSTHYQLSPTLIAKVAEEAFDLDPARVHFPVRYYDRSSPEVINTLTALRRELITGGPGGRLCAESLANVLVVQLIRQMTNREGANGAFRGAGGRLTRHALRAVEEYIHAHLHQSISLADLAAVAQLSEFHFARLFKQTTGLPPHQFVIHQRVERAKHLIAEGRLSLAQIAIEVGFSDQSQLNRHFKRLVGVTPKRFD, encoded by the coding sequence ATGACGCGGACAGACTATCCACGGAAGTCCTTTCGCCCCCTTAACCCCGATGATCGACTGGGACACATTCCATTTGCGTTTCGACACACGAGCGAGACGCTTGGCTGGAATGGGCTGCGCGTCGAACACGACCCGAACCATTCCGCGAGCGACTACGTCCACCCGCCCCTCGAAAGTTTGTGGCTTGTCCTCACTGGCAAGGTCATTTCGGAGTGTACCGATCACCGTTGCGATGATGCCCGGTACCGCGGGGACGGCTTGCCGCACGCAGTGAATCTCCTGCCGCCCGGCGTCGAGAGTCTGTGGCAGTGGCGCAACACGTTCGACTATACCGATTCGACCCACTACCAGTTGTCTCCGACACTGATTGCAAAGGTGGCTGAAGAGGCTTTCGATCTCGACCCGGCCCGCGTTCATTTTCCTGTTCGCTACTACGACCGATCCAGCCCCGAGGTGATCAACACGCTCACAGCCCTTCGCCGCGAGCTGATCACCGGCGGGCCAGGCGGACGGCTGTGTGCCGAGTCGCTGGCGAATGTGCTTGTCGTCCAACTCATTCGACAGATGACCAACAGGGAGGGGGCGAATGGGGCCTTTCGCGGGGCGGGCGGTCGACTGACGCGACATGCGTTGCGGGCGGTCGAAGAGTACATCCACGCCCACCTCCACCAAAGCATCTCCCTTGCTGATCTTGCCGCAGTCGCCCAACTGAGCGAATTTCATTTTGCACGGCTGTTCAAGCAGACGACCGGCCTGCCGCCGCATCAGTTCGTCATCCACCAGCGCGTCGAGCGAGCGAAACACCTCATCGCCGAGGGGCGACTCTCGCTGGCCCAGATCGCCATCGAGGTTGGCTTCAGCGATCAAAGCCAGCTCAACCGGCACTTCAAACGGCTCGTCGGCGTCACCCCCAAGCGATTCGACTGA
- a CDS encoding GyrI-like domain-containing protein has translation MADPLPLTDHLAASDEPELVCTPAVRYVAVLGNGSPGSNEFYRKKALLADVARTFAPDGATPVIEIQYWYPEGSVPVGIADFYSVNPIPSLRYRIMTAVSDGITDDDIIAARSTAASSMDDPADHLEVFALPESTAVQVMHHGPFADEFGTLERLGGFADRAGVTRSGPHHEIHLDAFTRQTPQDALRTILRDPVT, from the coding sequence GTGGCTGACCCACTGCCCCTGACCGACCATCTCGCGGCGTCCGATGAGCCCGAGCTCGTCTGTACCCCCGCCGTCCGTTATGTCGCGGTGCTCGGGAACGGCTCGCCCGGCTCCAACGAGTTCTACCGCAAGAAGGCGCTCTTGGCTGACGTCGCGCGCACCTTCGCACCCGACGGCGCGACACCGGTGATCGAGATCCAGTACTGGTACCCGGAGGGCTCCGTGCCGGTCGGCATCGCGGACTTCTACAGCGTGAATCCCATCCCGTCGCTGCGGTACCGGATTATGACCGCCGTCTCCGACGGCATCACCGACGACGACATAATAGCCGCCCGCAGCACTGCGGCGAGCAGCATGGACGACCCGGCTGACCACCTCGAGGTGTTCGCCCTGCCGGAGAGTACCGCAGTTCAGGTGATGCACCACGGGCCCTTTGCCGACGAATTCGGCACGCTCGAACGGCTTGGGGGGTTCGCCGACCGCGCCGGCGTCACCCGGAGTGGGCCGCATCACGAGATCCACCTTGACGCCTTCACCCGTCAGACCCCACAAGATGCGCTGCGTACGATCCTGAGGGATCCCGTGACCTGA
- a CDS encoding SDR family NAD(P)-dependent oxidoreductase, giving the protein MSKLNEKTAVVTGGGSGIGLAIARRLASEGASVVITGRRQAVLDEAVALLGDCAVGIVADVSKAASLEALYADVRRRFGRIDVLVANAGGGVHAPLGEITETQIDQQFSTNVKGVVLTIQGALSLFSPGSSVIIIGSTASKDPAPSMSIYGGTKAAIRNMVRSWVAELKGSGVRLNIVSPGPTNTDSLRESFGDKAEEGLAFLIAKSPLGRIGEPEEIASAVAFLASDEASYINGVELFADGGASQT; this is encoded by the coding sequence ATGTCTAAATTGAACGAAAAAACCGCCGTCGTGACCGGCGGCGGCAGTGGAATTGGCTTGGCGATTGCTAGGAGATTGGCAAGCGAAGGAGCCAGCGTGGTGATAACTGGTAGGCGACAGGCGGTGCTGGATGAAGCTGTAGCCTTGCTGGGTGACTGTGCGGTAGGGATCGTTGCCGACGTGTCCAAAGCGGCGAGCCTCGAAGCACTGTATGCCGATGTGCGGCGTCGATTCGGTCGAATCGACGTGCTCGTGGCCAATGCTGGCGGCGGCGTGCATGCGCCGCTGGGAGAGATCACAGAGACTCAGATCGACCAACAGTTCTCGACCAATGTGAAGGGCGTGGTGTTGACGATCCAAGGGGCGTTGTCCCTGTTCTCCCCCGGTTCCAGCGTGATAATCATTGGCTCCACGGCATCGAAAGATCCTGCCCCCTCGATGAGTATCTATGGCGGCACCAAGGCGGCCATACGCAACATGGTGCGCAGTTGGGTCGCTGAACTCAAAGGCTCGGGCGTCCGACTCAACATCGTGAGTCCAGGGCCAACCAATACCGACTCTCTTCGTGAGTCTTTCGGAGACAAAGCCGAAGAAGGTCTGGCATTCCTGATTGCGAAGAGTCCATTGGGGCGCATAGGCGAGCCGGAGGAAATCGCGTCGGCAGTGGCGTTCCTGGCCAGTGACGAGGCGAGCTACATCAATGGCGTAGAACTGTTCGCCGATGGTGGTGCATCTCAGACCTAA
- a CDS encoding TetR/AcrR family transcriptional regulator — translation MSSSTMKQRKSGSLKGDAGRLSTRPSRRAFDRGAGLSIAKDLFHERGYDAVGIAELTRVLGINPPSLYAAYGSKAGLYERCLEVYVEEANLPANKILTPDRPLPEAISELLLRAAELYTRSKAKRGCMVAEGMGADDPQARALANAYGEAAAHFIEHYISQTEPQRARGLADYVVTTLRGLSSASRAGLSKTRLLAVAKLAAQSFKIVLATPSEYHIVMPVIDD, via the coding sequence ATGAGTTCATCGACTATGAAACAGAGAAAGTCGGGATCGCTCAAAGGCGATGCCGGACGCCTGTCAACCCGCCCATCGCGGCGCGCCTTCGATCGTGGAGCCGGTCTTTCCATTGCGAAAGATCTGTTCCATGAACGTGGGTATGACGCCGTAGGGATCGCCGAACTAACGCGCGTCCTAGGTATCAATCCACCTAGTCTCTATGCCGCCTATGGCAGCAAGGCTGGGCTTTATGAACGCTGCCTTGAAGTCTATGTCGAAGAGGCCAATCTACCGGCGAACAAGATACTGACGCCCGACCGACCGCTTCCCGAAGCGATTAGCGAATTGCTATTGCGAGCGGCCGAGCTTTACACGAGGTCGAAAGCCAAGCGTGGCTGCATGGTGGCGGAGGGCATGGGCGCCGACGATCCACAGGCTCGCGCTCTGGCCAATGCCTACGGTGAAGCTGCTGCTCATTTCATCGAGCATTACATAAGCCAAACCGAGCCGCAGCGGGCGCGGGGACTAGCCGATTATGTAGTCACAACCCTCCGTGGTTTGTCGTCAGCATCACGCGCCGGGTTATCCAAGACGCGACTATTGGCGGTTGCCAAACTCGCCGCTCAGTCTTTTAAGATTGTTCTTGCCACCCCTTCTGAGTATCACATCGTCATGCCTGTCATTGATGATTGA
- a CDS encoding phosphate ABC transporter ATP-binding protein has translation MISSENLSVSYHGRTVLRNASVAANPGRVLALVGPSGCGKSSFLAALNRMTDLIPGANVTGQISFDGRPIDRVFSSRTELRRQVGMIFQKPNPFAMSIRRNIELALREHGLGNRDELRQITERALRDVSLWDEVQDRLDQSALELSGGQQQRLCIARAIALKPQVLLMDEPCSALDPIAAERVEQLIQSMREHYTIIIVTHNLGQARRLADHVAVFWTRGGVGEIVEYGPTEALFEASSNEIVKSYLSGERG, from the coding sequence ATGATTTCCTCTGAGAATCTATCGGTTTCGTACCATGGACGCACTGTTTTGCGGAACGCTTCAGTTGCAGCAAATCCGGGACGAGTCCTTGCCCTTGTTGGTCCGTCTGGGTGTGGCAAGAGTAGCTTCTTGGCGGCACTGAATCGCATGACGGACTTGATTCCCGGTGCCAACGTCACTGGGCAAATCTCTTTTGATGGTCGTCCAATCGACAGAGTGTTTTCAAGTCGCACTGAGCTTCGACGTCAGGTCGGCATGATCTTTCAAAAGCCGAATCCTTTTGCGATGTCCATCCGACGCAATATCGAGCTGGCTCTGCGTGAGCATGGGCTGGGCAATCGCGACGAGCTGAGGCAGATTACAGAAAGAGCCCTGCGCGATGTTAGCCTCTGGGATGAGGTTCAAGACCGGCTCGATCAGTCGGCCCTTGAGCTCTCAGGCGGACAGCAACAGCGGCTTTGCATCGCGAGGGCGATTGCTCTGAAACCTCAAGTGCTACTGATGGACGAGCCTTGCAGTGCTCTCGATCCGATCGCTGCCGAGCGTGTCGAACAACTGATCCAGTCAATGCGTGAGCACTACACGATCATCATTGTCACTCACAATCTCGGCCAAGCACGGCGTTTGGCCGACCACGTTGCCGTCTTCTGGACGCGAGGCGGCGTCGGTGAAATCGTTGAATATGGTCCGACTGAGGCTTTGTTCGAGGCATCCTCGAATGAAATCGTGAAGTCGTATTTGTCTGGAGAACGGGGATGA
- the pstA gene encoding phosphate ABC transporter permease PstA — protein MSITRSIEPSRPDQRKHTIREYVATLAIWCAACLVMGILAWILTDIAVRGVSQINISFLLDDVTDAGRSGGIGPVILSTILILLVTLSVSVPLSIATAIALTEQIGYDSLLARFVRRCLDILAGVPSIVFGLFGNAFFTITLGLGYSILSGGLTLSCMILPILIRTAEQAINSVPMEHRQAAAALGLTRSSTLFRVVIPAAAPALAAGVVLGVGRALAETAALIFTSGYVARSPESLFDSGRSLSVHIYDLAMNVPNGGARAYATACVLVAILLVINGTTALLLKVAGLGTTPQGRDRQ, from the coding sequence ATGAGCATCACGCGTTCCATTGAGCCATCCCGTCCAGATCAACGGAAACACACAATCCGCGAGTACGTGGCCACGCTTGCAATCTGGTGTGCAGCATGCCTGGTGATGGGGATTTTGGCCTGGATTCTCACCGACATCGCTGTACGAGGAGTTTCACAGATCAACATCTCGTTTCTGCTCGACGACGTCACGGACGCTGGACGGTCCGGTGGGATCGGTCCCGTTATTCTCTCAACCATCCTAATTCTACTTGTGACGTTGTCGGTATCAGTTCCGCTGTCGATAGCAACGGCCATCGCACTGACGGAGCAAATTGGATACGACTCCCTGCTTGCTCGATTCGTTCGTCGGTGCCTCGATATTCTCGCGGGGGTTCCCTCCATTGTTTTCGGATTGTTTGGCAACGCATTTTTTACCATTACGCTCGGGCTTGGTTACTCAATCCTGTCCGGTGGCCTCACTCTGAGTTGCATGATTCTGCCAATTCTTATCCGCACGGCGGAGCAAGCCATCAATTCGGTTCCGATGGAACATCGTCAGGCCGCTGCGGCTCTTGGACTGACTCGATCGTCGACTTTGTTCCGCGTAGTAATCCCTGCTGCCGCTCCAGCTTTGGCGGCCGGAGTGGTTCTCGGCGTCGGTCGAGCGCTGGCAGAGACGGCTGCTTTGATATTCACTTCAGGTTATGTCGCGCGATCACCCGAATCACTTTTTGATTCCGGCAGGTCGCTCAGTGTGCATATCTACGACTTAGCAATGAACGTGCCGAATGGTGGGGCGAGAGCCTACGCAACCGCTTGCGTTCTGGTTGCCATTCTGCTGGTTATCAACGGGACAACAGCATTGCTGTTGAAAGTTGCCGGCCTGGGCACGACACCACAAGGCAGAGACCGTCAATGA
- the pstC gene encoding phosphate ABC transporter permease subunit PstC, which translates to MPRSDLLLMIISRVSALLSAAVVLVILGFLFREATPALLEIGLSRFFTDRSWHPLSGNFNLKPMIVATLVTSLGAVAIAGPLGIASGLFVHFYAPPALATWHRRIVELLAGIPSVVFGLWGLVVLAPIIANLGGSGQNLLTATVVLGLMVLPTVAVLSDNAVAAAPREAIHGAAALGMSRWAIVWEIVLPESRSGIAAGVILALTRALGETMAVLMLAGNVVEMPTSLLSPGRTLNANIALELGYASTSHRSVLFVSGLILMLVVSVIVIVISRRGRPIR; encoded by the coding sequence ATGCCGCGCAGTGATCTGCTTCTCATGATCATCAGCCGCGTCTCGGCTCTCCTGTCCGCCGCAGTCGTGTTGGTAATCCTCGGATTTCTTTTTCGCGAAGCGACACCCGCATTGCTTGAAATCGGGCTGAGTCGGTTCTTCACCGATCGGAGTTGGCATCCCCTGTCAGGCAACTTCAATCTCAAGCCGATGATCGTGGCGACACTGGTGACAAGTCTGGGAGCTGTCGCCATTGCCGGACCGCTGGGAATTGCATCAGGGTTGTTCGTCCACTTCTACGCTCCTCCAGCACTAGCCACCTGGCACAGACGTATCGTCGAACTTCTTGCTGGTATCCCTTCGGTCGTCTTCGGACTTTGGGGACTGGTCGTACTCGCGCCGATCATTGCGAATCTGGGGGGCAGTGGGCAGAACTTGCTGACTGCTACCGTCGTACTGGGGCTCATGGTTTTGCCAACCGTTGCCGTGTTGTCCGACAATGCTGTCGCTGCTGCTCCGCGAGAGGCGATCCACGGCGCAGCCGCGCTGGGAATGTCGCGTTGGGCAATCGTGTGGGAAATTGTCCTGCCGGAGTCCCGTTCTGGCATCGCGGCCGGAGTGATCCTGGCGCTCACTCGTGCTTTGGGCGAGACGATGGCCGTACTGATGTTGGCTGGGAACGTTGTCGAGATGCCGACGTCGCTCTTGTCGCCGGGCCGCACGCTGAACGCGAACATCGCCTTGGAACTCGGCTATGCATCAACTTCACATCGTTCGGTTCTGTTTGTCAGCGGACTTATTTTGATGCTGGTTGTTAGTGTCATCGTAATCGTGATTTCGCGACGCGGGAGGCCGATCAGATGA
- a CDS encoding phosphate ABC transporter substrate-binding protein, which produces MKLIHPALYTTVLVISLAGCSGSPSSEVSVEADGNLSGKLTLTGSSTVAPLVTEIARRFEERHPKARIDVQTGGSGKGIADARMGVADIGMASRALKSDETDLTAHQIAADGVGLIVHSSNPIEELTAEQVNSIYTNQTQNWKDVGGDESEIIVVHKAEGRATLDVFLNHFSIDNTTVKADVIVGENEHGIKTVVGTENAIGYVSIGTAEADIAADVPIRLLSLGGVEASTATVASGEFPMSRPLSLITTDSPSPLAMEFIRFCQSTEVHDLVRSQYFVPVTSEPNAAQ; this is translated from the coding sequence ATGAAACTGATCCATCCCGCTTTATATACGACGGTCCTCGTCATCTCGCTGGCGGGATGCTCCGGGAGTCCATCGAGCGAAGTCTCGGTAGAGGCTGACGGAAACCTGTCCGGCAAACTAACGCTGACGGGGTCGAGTACGGTCGCACCTCTCGTCACCGAGATTGCCAGGCGTTTTGAAGAACGTCATCCAAAGGCACGCATTGATGTGCAGACGGGTGGCTCCGGCAAGGGCATCGCCGACGCTCGCATGGGAGTCGCTGATATCGGTATGGCCAGCCGTGCCTTGAAATCTGATGAAACTGATTTGACTGCACATCAGATTGCGGCTGACGGAGTTGGTCTGATTGTGCACAGTTCCAATCCGATCGAAGAACTGACAGCCGAGCAAGTCAATTCCATCTACACAAACCAGACTCAAAACTGGAAGGATGTTGGCGGTGATGAGAGCGAGATCATCGTCGTCCACAAGGCAGAGGGCCGTGCGACTCTGGATGTGTTTCTCAATCATTTCTCAATCGACAACACGACTGTTAAAGCGGATGTCATCGTTGGGGAAAACGAGCACGGCATCAAAACTGTCGTGGGAACTGAGAACGCGATTGGATACGTCTCCATTGGGACAGCCGAGGCCGACATCGCTGCGGACGTACCAATCCGCTTGCTGTCGTTGGGTGGTGTGGAAGCGAGCACAGCCACAGTTGCCAGTGGTGAGTTTCCAATGAGTCGCCCTTTGAGCCTGATCACGACGGACTCCCCATCACCACTTGCAATGGAGTTCATTCGCTTCTGCCAATCGACAGAAGTGCATGACTTGGTCCGCTCGCAGTATTTCGTTCCAGTCACAAGTGAGCCCAATGCCGCGCAGTGA